In a genomic window of Streptomyces noursei ATCC 11455:
- a CDS encoding diaminobutyrate--2-oxoglutarate transaminase family protein: MALTETVPAAAPPAHEGILRRQALRESAARTYARSLPIVPVRARGLTIEGADGRRYLDCLSGAGTLALGHNHPVVLEAIRTVLDSGAPLHILDLATPVKDAFTTELFASLPEELAEKGRIQFCGPAGTDAVEAAFTLVRTATGRDGLAAFSGAYHGMTADALAASGGARHAGVARLPYPYAYRCPFGVGGERGAELSARWTENLLDDPKGGVPRPAGMILEPVQGEGGVIPAPADWLRRMRELTAARDIPLIVDEVQTGVGRTGTFWAVEQSGIVPDVLVLSKAIGGSLPLAVIVYREELDAWRPGAHAGTFRGNQLAMAAGTATLAYVRRNGLAGRAAELGATMLARLRGLAAAHDCIGDVRGRGLMIGIEIVDRDADADPLGARPADPALAAAVQQACLDRGLIVELGGRHSAVVRLLPPLTLTDEQADAVLDRLADAIAAAVRTAPGPTGSSPTTLRGTPA; this comes from the coding sequence GTGGCGTTGACCGAAACCGTGCCGGCGGCCGCGCCGCCGGCCCACGAGGGAATCCTGCGCCGCCAGGCCCTGCGTGAGTCCGCCGCCCGTACGTATGCGCGCTCGCTGCCGATCGTCCCGGTGCGCGCCCGCGGGCTGACCATCGAGGGCGCCGACGGCCGGCGCTACCTCGACTGCCTCTCCGGTGCCGGCACCCTGGCGCTGGGCCACAACCACCCCGTGGTCCTGGAAGCCATCCGCACCGTCCTCGACTCCGGCGCGCCGCTGCACATCCTCGACCTCGCCACCCCGGTCAAGGACGCCTTCACCACCGAACTCTTCGCCTCCCTGCCCGAGGAGTTGGCCGAAAAGGGCAGGATCCAGTTCTGCGGCCCGGCCGGCACCGACGCCGTCGAGGCCGCCTTCACCCTCGTCCGCACCGCCACCGGCCGGGACGGCCTGGCCGCGTTCTCCGGCGCCTACCACGGCATGACCGCGGACGCCCTGGCCGCCTCCGGGGGCGCCCGGCACGCCGGCGTGGCCCGGCTGCCCTACCCCTACGCCTACCGCTGCCCCTTCGGCGTCGGCGGCGAGCGCGGCGCCGAACTCTCCGCGCGCTGGACCGAGAACCTCCTCGACGACCCCAAGGGCGGGGTGCCCCGGCCCGCCGGGATGATCCTCGAACCGGTCCAGGGCGAGGGCGGCGTGATCCCCGCCCCGGCCGACTGGCTGCGCCGGATGCGGGAGCTCACCGCCGCCCGCGACATCCCGCTCATCGTCGACGAGGTGCAGACCGGCGTCGGCCGCACCGGCACCTTCTGGGCCGTCGAACAGAGCGGCATCGTCCCCGACGTCCTCGTCCTGTCCAAGGCGATCGGCGGCAGCCTCCCGCTCGCGGTCATCGTCTACCGCGAGGAGCTGGACGCCTGGCGCCCCGGCGCGCACGCCGGCACCTTCCGCGGCAACCAACTCGCCATGGCCGCCGGCACCGCCACCCTCGCCTACGTACGCCGCAACGGCCTCGCCGGCCGCGCCGCGGAGCTCGGCGCCACGATGCTCGCCCGGCTCCGCGGGCTCGCCGCCGCCCACGACTGCATCGGCGACGTCCGCGGCCGGGGCCTGATGATCGGCATCGAGATCGTCGACCGCGACGCCGACGCCGACCCGCTGGGTGCCCGCCCCGCCGACCCGGCGCTGGCCGCCGCCGTCCAACAGGCGTGCCTGGACCGCGGCCTGATCGTCGAACTCGGTGGCCGGCACTCCGCCGTCGTGCGG